CTCGGCGGCGTCCAGCGGGCCCTCAAGGGCGAGTCCGACAACGACCTCATCAACAACAACCTGGCGCGGGCGGAGACCGCCATCCAGACCGGCGACACGCAGCGGGCCAACACGCTCACCGGCTATGCCGCGGACGACGTGAAGTCGCTCCAGACGAGCAAGGACTCGCTGGCGGACGGCGCGGCCAGCGCCGCCGTCGTCGTGGTCACCACCGCGGCCGTCATCGGCACGGGTGGCGCGGCCACGCCGCTGGCCATCGCGGGCTACGCGGCCCTGGGCGCGGCGACGCGCGTGGGGACGTACGCGGCCCTCCAGGGTGACGCGGCCGGCGGACAGGAGCTGCTGCGCCAGGCGGGCATTGGCGCGGTGGAGGGCGGCACGGCGGTGCTGCCGGTGGGGAAGGGCGCCGGGGCCGTGACGGCCGGGGCCCGGACGGGCGCCACCACCGCGGCGAAGGAGGTCGCGGGCACCGCGGTGCGCGAGACGGTGGAGACGTCTGTCAAGGCCGCGGCCATCCAGGGCGCGAAGGAAGGCGCGGTGGGCGGCGCCGCGGGTGGCGCCTTCGACGCGGCCACGCGCAGCGAGACGTGGGAGAACGGCGTCGTCAACGGCTTCGTCGAGGTGGGCAAGCGGGCCGCCATCGACGGCACGGTGGGCGCGGCGACCGGTGGCGTGGTGGGCGCGGGCACGGCCAAGGCCGGGCAGCTCATCCGCGAGGTGCGGGCCAAGGGCGCCCTGGAGACGAACGGCCCCCACATCCGCTTCACGACCTCCGAGGGCCGCGTCTTCGAAGGCACGGTGACGCCGGAGAACGCCAAGGACGTCCTCAAGCTCGTCAAGGCCGCGGACCTGCGCACGGGCAAGACGGCCGGCAGCTACGAGGTCCGTCAGGCCATCCTGGAGCGCTCGGGCGGCAAGGTCAGCACCTTCGAGGCCTTCACCGTCGGCGAGCCCCCCAAGGACGGCTCGCTGTGGACGTGGCTGGAGGAGCCCAAGAACTGGGTCCCGGAGCGGCGGGAGCTCCAGCAGAAGCTGCTCAACACGGAGCTGGACAAGGCGCAGACGCTCTCCGACCGCCTGGAGCCCAACACCGTCTACGCGCTTCGCGGCAACACCGCCGCGGGCAAGACGACGGCCGTGAAGAGCGACCCGCACCTCAAGAGCAAGGTCCTGGACGAGCACGGCGAGCTGAGCGGCGCCCTCAACCCGGACCCCATCAAGGCGAAGATCGCCGCGGAGCACGACGGGAAGATCTCCACGTCCCAGGCGCACGTGGAGGGCTCCATCATCTCGCAGCGGGTGGAGAACGAGATGCTCTCGCGGCCGGGCAGCTCGGTCGTCTACGACAAGCGCTTCGCGGGCGAGAGCGACATCCCGCGCATGTTGAAGGCCGTGGAAGGCCGCAACGTGAAGATCGTCGACCTGGAGGTCCCGCTGGAGACGTCCAGCGTCCGCGTGCTCATGCGCAACCCGGGCACCGCGGATCCGCTCGTCCCGTTCGAGGCCGTGGAGGGCGGCTTCAAGGGCGTGCGCCAGAACCGCCTCGAGCTGCTCATGGGGCGCGAGGGTGAGTTCCAGGGCGTCATCAACAACCCGAAGATCACCGACTACAAGCTGATGGTGACGGACAACACCGGCAAGCAGGTGCTGGTGGCGGAGAAGCGCAACGGCGTGTGGCACGGGCCGGATACGGCGGAGAAGCAGGCCCTCTTCGACAGGGCCGTCATGGAGAGCCCCGCCGCCGAGGCCGAGCGCGTGAAGAACACGGTCATCGACGATGCCTTCATCAACCGGCAGGTGGGCGCCATCACCGACCCCGGGTTCGCGCAGAAGATGCGGGCCCGCCTCACCGAGTACAAAGGCAAGACGCTGGGAGAGGCCCTGGAACAACACTCGAAGAAGACAGAGTGAGCCACGGAGGGGCCCGCCTCATCCCATGGGTTGAAGCGGGCCGCTCGCGGCCCTAGCCTGAAAACAGAGTGTTGCACCCTCGAGGAACGCGCATGCCGACATCCGCCGAAGACACCCTGAAGCAGCTCCGCGCCGCGCAGCAGCAGCGCAAGGCTACCGAGCGGGAGCAGGTCGCGAAGGCCCGGGCCACGTCCGGCAAGGAGCCCTTCGACATGGAGAAGCTCCGGGCCCTCTACAACCCCGCGTGGGACCGGGGTGACGCGCCCCTCACGCCCTCCGCCATCGAAGACTACGAGCGGCGGTACTACCTGGAGTCGCCCCAGGTGAAGACGCTCCAGCAGTTCGCGGAGCGCCTGGCCTTCCTGCGCGACAACGACGCGACCTGACGTTCGAAGGCCTGGCGTCCCCGCCGGTGGCCGAGCTGTCCACCGGCGGGGCGTGCGCTGGCACGGGGTTTGGAACAGGGCAGGGCCATGATGGAGCCCCGCTTCGACATCCCCACGCCGTCCGAGGAGCTGCTGGCCCGCTACAACGTCGCCGGCCCTCGCTACACCAGCTATCCCACCGCCCCCGAGTGGCGCGGCGATTTTGGCCCCGACGCCCTGGCGGAGCGCCTCTCCCTGGCCGGCGCGCGGGAGGCCACGCAGCCATTGTCCCTCTACGTCCACCTGCCATTCTGCCGCAGGCTCTGCTGGTACTGCGGCTGCAACGTGGTCATCAGCCAGGACCCGGGCGCGGCGGACCGCTACCTCGACCACCTCTGCATGGAGATGGACCTGGTCGCGCAGCGGCTGGGCGCGAGGCGGAGTCTGTCGCAGATCCACTGGGGCGGCGGTACGCCCACCTTCCTCACCGAGGCGCAGCTGGAGCGGCTGTGGACGGAGCTCACCCGCCGCTTCACGCCGCTGCCGGACGCGGAGGTGGCCATCGAAGTCCACCCCGCGCTGACCACGCCGGGCCAGCTGTCACTGCTGCGCCAGTTGGGCTTCAACCGCGTGTCCATGGGGCTCCAGGACTTCGACCCCCAGGTGCAGCGGACGACGAACCGCCTCCAGACGCCGGAGCAGACGCGCGCGCTGCTGGACCAGGCGCGCGTGCTGGGCTTCACCGGCGTGAACTTCGACCTCATCTACGGCCTGCCCCACCAGGACGCGGCGCGCTGGGGCCGCACGCTGGAGACGGTGCTGGAGATGCGGCCGGACCGGCTCGCCGTCTACTCCTTCGCCTTCATGCCGGACGTGCTGAAGCACCAGAAGCGCATGCCCGCGGAGGCCCTTCCCGACGCCCGCACCAAGCTGGAGCTGTTCCGCGCCGCCTGCGAGGCCTTCACGACGGCGGGCTACCGGCCCATCGGCATGGACCACTTCGCGGTGCCCGAGGACGAGCTGGCGCGCGCGCAGGCCGGGCGCCGCCTGGGCCGCAACTTCCAGGGCTACACGGTGAAGGCCGCGTCGGACGTGGTGGCGCTGGGCAGCACCGGCATCAGCGACGTGGGCGGGGCGTATGCCCAGAACGTGCGGCCGCTGCCGTCCTATTACGCACGGGTGGCCGAGGGGCGCCTGGCCACTGAACGAGGCATCGTCCTCACCGACGATGACCGGCGCCGCCGCGCCGTCATCACCCAGCTGATGTGCAACTTCTGGACGGACCTCGGCGATGACGGCGGGACGTACTTCGCCCCGGAGCTGGAGCGGCTGCGCGCCTTCGAGTCTGACGGGCTCCTGGTCCGCGACGGCACGCAGCTGGAGCTGACGGCGCTCGGCCGCCTCTTCGTGCGCAACGTGGCGATGGTGTTCGACGCCTATCTCGCCAGGGCCGCGAAACCCCGCTTCTCCCGGACGGTGTGAGGTCCGCCGGTTGGGCCTCAAACCGCCGCGCTGGAGCGCAGAATCTGCGCGGGCTCTCGATGGCGCCGCGCAGGGGTTGCGCGAGCGCCAGGGGGTATCCGAGGCAGCGTGCACGGCGGGGGGATTGCAATGACGCCTTCCCGTCATGACCAGCCTAGAGCTCGCGCGGTGGCAGTTCGGAATCACCACGGTCTATCACTTCATCTTCGTGCCTCTCACCATCGGGCTCGCCCCGCTCGTCGCGCTGCTGCAGACGCTCTGGGTGGTGACCCGGAAGCCTGCGTGGCTCCGGCTGACGCGGCTCTTCGGCAAGCTCTTCCTGATCAACTTCGCGCTCGGCGTGGTGACGGGCATCGTCCAGGAGTTCCAGTTTGGAATGAACTGGAGCGAGTACGCGCGCTTCGTGGGGGACGTGTTCGGCGCTCCGCTCGCGATGGAAGCGCTGGCGGCCTTCTTCATCGAATCCACGTTCCTGGGGCTCTGGATCTTCGGCTGGAAGCAGCTGCCGCGCGCGCTGCACCTCGCCTCCATCTGGCTGGTGGCGTTCGCCGTGAACCTCTCGGCCTACTTCATCCTCGCGGCCAACTCCTTCATGCAGCACCCCGTGGGTGCGCGTTTCAATCCCGCCACCGGGCGCGCGGAGATGACGGACATCCTGGCGGTGTTGACCAACAACACGGCGCTCGTGGCCTTCCCCCACACGGTGACCTCCGCCTTCCTGGTCGCGGGCACCTTCGTGGCGGGCATCTGCGGCTGGCTGATGGTGCGCTCCAGCCGGTCGGGTGAAGCGGTGGCGGCCCAGACCTTTCGCGGTGGGCTCCGGCTCGGCCTGGTCACCGTCATCGTGTCTGGCATTGGCGTGGCGGTGAGCGGGGATGCCCAGGCGAAGCTGATGTTCGAGCAGCAGCCCATGAAGATGGCTGCGGCCGAGGCGCTCTGCGACGGACGCGCCGGTGCGCCCTTCTCGCTGCTCGCGGTGGGAGACCTGAGCAACGATTGCCGGGGCGTGCGCCACCTGCTGGAGATCCCCGGCCTCACGTCCTACCTCGCGCGCGCGGATTTCCAGGCGCCGCTCGAAGGCGTCAATGACGTCCAGAAGCGCTACGAGGAGCGCTACGGGGCGGGGCCGGACTACGCCCCCAACCTCGCCGTCACCTACTGGTCCTTCCGCTTGATGATCGGCCTGGGCGTGGGGAGCGCGGTGCTGGCGCTGTTCGGGTTCTGGCTCACGCGCGGAGGCGCGGCGAGCAACTCGGAGCGGTTCGCCCGGCTCTGCCTCGCGGCGCTGCCCACCCCGTTCCTCGCGTGTTCCTTCGGTTGGATCTTCACCGAGATGGGGCGGCAGCCCTGGCTGGTGGCGCCCAACCCCACCGGGGTGGACGCGCTTCGCCTGCTGACGGCCAGCGGCGTGTCCACCGCCGTTTCCCCCGCCATGGTCTGGACGACGCTGATTGGCTTCACCTGCGTCTACGGCGCGCTGGCGGCGGTCTGGTTCTACCTGATGCGGCACTTCGTCCGGGCGAGCCTGAAACATCCGGCGACCCTCTCGAACGAGGACAGCCATCCTGAAACCGCGCCGCTGTCGTTCGGCTATTGAGCTCCCGGCCCTCTCTCCTGGCATCGGTAAACAATCATGGAACTGAATACACTCTGGTTCTGTCTCATCGCGGTCCTCTGGACGGGCTACCTCGTGCTCGAGGGTTTTGATTTCGGCGTGGGGATGTGGCTCTCCGTCCTGGGCAAGACCCCGGCGGAGCGCCGCGCGGTGCTGCGCACGATTGGTCCGGTCTGGGATGGCAACGAGGTGTGGCTGCTCACCGCCGGGGGCGCGACGTTCGCGGCCTTCCCGGAGTGGTACGCGACGCTCTTCTCCGGCTTCTACCTGCCGCTCTTCCTGATCCTCATCGCGTTGATCGTCCGCGGCGTCGGGCTCGAGTTCCGCTCCAAGCTGGACAGCCCCCGGTGGCAGCGCCGCTGGGAGCAGGCGATCCAGGTGGGGTCGTGGATCCCCGCGCTGCTCTGGGGCGTCGCCTTCGCGAACATCGTGCGCGGGGTGCCGCTCGACGCGGATCATCAGTTCACCGGGACGTTCCTCGGCCTCCTCTCGCCGTTCGCGCTGCTCGGCGGCCTGGCCACCACGCTGCTCTTTCTCAGCCACGGCGCGGTCTTCATCGCGCTGAAGACCCAGGGCACGCTGCGGACGCGGGCGCTCGGCTGGGCCCGGCGGATGGCGTTGCCCACGCTCGGCGTCAGCGGTGCCTTCGGACTGTGGACGCAGGTGCGTTACTCGGTGGCCTGGACGTGGCCGGTGCTGGGGTTTGTCGCCCTGGCGCTGGGGGCGGCGGCGCTGAGCGTCTGGCGGGAGCGGGAGGGCTGGTCCTTCACCTTCAGCTGTCTGGCCATCGCGGGCGTGGTCGTGCTGCTCTTCGGCTCGCTCTTCCCGGACGTGATGCCAGCGCTGGAGCCTGCGCATTCGCTCACCGTCCAGAACGCCTCGAGCACTCCCTACACGCTGCGGATCATGACCTACGTCGCCGTCGCGCTGGTGCCGTTCGTGCTGGCCTACCAGGGCTGGACCTACTGGGTCTTCCGCCAGCGCGTCACCGTCGACGAACTCCACCCGGCGCTGGGAGAGGGCTGAGCGTCCGATGAAGCCGCTCGACCCGAAGCTCCTGCGGTACGCGAGTGCCGCGCGGCGCTACGTGCTGCTCACCGCGGGCCTGGGGCTCGGGATGGTCGCGCTCACGGTCCTGCAAGCGCGGGGGCTGGCGCGGCTCCTGGGGCATGCGCGCGAGGTGGCCGGGGGCCATGGGAGGCTCCTGCTCTGGCTCGGCGGCGTGTGGCTGCTGCGCGCGGCCCTGGCGGGGCTCCAGGAATGGGCGGGGAAGCGGGGCGCGCACCGGGTCATCGCGCAGCTGCGGGGAGGCCTGCTCGCGCGGCTGGCGTCCGGCTCGGAGGGGGAGCGCGCTTCGGCGGGCGGGGTGGCGCAGGTGGAGCTCGCGACCCGTGGGCTGGACGCGCTGCAGCCCTATCTCGAAGGCTACGTGCCGCAGTTGCTGCTCACGGCGCTCGCGACGCCGGCCCTGCTCGTCTGCGTGTGGCGCGAGGATCCGGTCTCCGCGGCCTTGATGGCGGGCTCACTGCCGCTCATCCCGCTCTTCATGGTCCTGGTGGGCCGCTTCACGCGCGAGGCCACGGTGCGGCAGCTCGCGAGCATGCAGCAACTGAGCGCGCGGGTGCTGGACCTCATCACCGGGCTCGCCACGCTGAGGGCACTCGGCCGGCAGCGCGGCGTCGCGGCCCAGGTCCTGCGGCTGAGCGAGGCGCACGCGCGCACCACGCTCCAGGCGCTGCGGCGGGCCTTCCTCTCCAGCTTCGTGCTGGAGCTGATCGCCACGCTCTCCATCGCCAGCGTGGCGGTGGGGATTGGCCTGCGGCTGCTCGAAGGGGCGATGCCGTTGGAGACGGGCCTCTTCGTGCTGCTGATCGCGCCAGAGGTCTATGCGCCGCTGCGCCAGGTGGGCGCGCTCTTCCACGCGTCCGCGGAGGGAGCCGAGGCGGCGGCGCAGGCCATCGCGCGGCTCGAAGCCCCTCAGCCCGCGCGCGGCGCGCTCGCCGCGCCACCGCTCACCTCCGGGACGCTGGAGCTGCGGGACGTCTCGGTCGCCACGCGCGATGTCGGGGTCCGCGCACCGGAGGGGCTCTCGTTCGTGCTGCCGTTGGGGCAGGGACGCATCCTCGGGTTGCGAGGGGAGAGCGGCGCGGGCAAGAGCACGGCCCTGGCGGTGGTGCTCGGACTCCTGCGGCCCACGTGCGGTGGCGTCTTCTTGCGGCCCGAAGGCGCGGCGCCGCTCGCGCTCGGGTCGCTCGACCTGACGACGTACTGGGCCCAGCTCGCGTGGCTGCCTCAGCGGCTCCACCTGGAGCCTGGCACGGTGCGCGAGAGCGTCTGTCGAGGGCGCGTGATTCCGGCCTCCGCCCTGTCGGCCGCCGCGGAGGCCACCGGCTTCGACGCCGTTGTCGCGCGGCTGCCCGAAGGCTGGGACACGCGGTTGGGGCGGGACGGGCAGGGGCTCTCGCTCGGGCAGAGGCAGCGGCTCGCGCTCACGCGGATCCTCGCGGGCGACGAGCGGCTGCTGCTGCTCGACGAGCCCACGGCGCATCTGGATGAGGCCTCCGAGCAGCGCGTCCTCGAAGCGCTGAAGCAGCGCGCCCGGCAGGGGACAACGCTCCTCGTGGTCAGCCACCGCGCGCGGACGCTGGCCATCGCGGACGACGTCGTCACGCTCCACTCGACCGAGGCATCCCTGGACACCCTTGCGGAGGCCGCATGAGTCGCCATCCCTTGTGCCAGGTGCCGCCAGGGCTCGGGCTGCGTTCCCGCACGGTGGGCGCCCGCGGCTTCCCTGTCTCCGCTCGCGGAGGCCGCATGAGCCGCCACTCCTTGCGACAGATGCTGCCGGAACTCGGGCTGCGTACCTCATGGTGGGCTCCCGCGACATCCTTGGACACGATCTCGGAGGCCGCATGAGCCGCCACTCCTTGCGCCAGGTGCTGCCGGAACTAGGGCTGCGTCCCGCAGGGTGGGCGCCCGCGGCCTCCCTGGCCCCGCTCGCGGAGGCCGCATGAGTCGCCATCCCTTGTTCCAGGTGCTGCCAGAACTCGGGCTGCGTCCCCGCACGGTGGCCTTCGCAGTCGCGCTCGGGACGGCCGCGCTCTTCGCCTCGACGGCGCTGGGCGCGTTGTCCGCGTGGCTGATCGCGCGCGCGGCCGAGATGCCGCCGGTGCTCGACCTCACGCTCGCCATCGTCGGCGTGCGGGCCCTGGGGCTTTCGCGCGCGGGCCTCCGCTACGCCCACCGGCTCGTCGCGCACGAACTGGCCCTGGGAGGCATGGCTCGGCTGAGGGCGAAGCTCGTCGACGCGCTCGCGCGGGGGCCGCTTCCCCGGGTCCTCGGCCTCAAGCGCGGTGACCTCGTCGCGCGGCTCGGCGGTGACGTGGACGCGGTGGGTGAGGCGGTCATCCGCTCACTCGTGCCCATGGCCATCGCGGCCGGTGTCGGTGTGGGCAGCGTCGTATTGCTCGCCTTCTTCCTCCCGGCGGCGGCGGGGGCCCTGGCCGTGTGCCTGGCCGTCGCGGGGGGCGTGGCGCCCTGGATGAATGCGCGCGCGCTGGCCCTCGCGGAGAAGGCGTCGTCGGCCACCCGGACGCATCAGCTGTCCACCGCCCTGGAGCTGCTCGAAGGCGCGGCGGAGTGGAGGGTTTCGGGACGAGCGCCAGTGTTGCTTGAAGTCCTGCGCGAGGATGACCTCCGCCTGGAGCGCCTCTGTGCGCGAGCCGCTCGCTGGACCGCCGCCGCGACCTTCCTGCTGCATGGCGCGTGGAGCGCGAGCGTAGGGGCGGCGCTCGTCCTCGGCTTCGCGGCGCTCGGACGCGGAGCGCTCTCCCAGGTGGAGCTCTGTGTCGTCGTGCTCGTGCCGCTCGGTGCGTTCGAGGCCCTTCAGACCATGCCCGCGGCGCTGACCCAGTTGCTGCGCTCGACCGAGGCGGCCCGGCGGCTGCTTCCGTTCCTCGAGACACCCGAGGCGGAGACTCCATCCGCCGCGCTCGCAGCTCCCGCGCCAGCGGGCCCCTTGCGCGCGGAGGGACTCGCGTGTGGCTGGCCAGATCGAAGCGCCGCCATCTCGGGCATCGACCTCACCGTGCGGCGGGGCAGGTCGCTCGCCCTCACCGGGCCCAGCGGGAGCGGAAAGACGACGCTGCTGCTGAGCCTCGCGGGGCACCTCCCTCCGAAGGAGGGGAGGGTGAAGCTCGGCGACGTCTCGCTCGAGGACGTGAGCGAGCAGCGTCGCGTGGAGTTGCTGCACTGCTTGACCGAGGATGCGCACCTCTTCGACACCACCCTGCGAGAGAACCTCCGGGTCGTGCGCGCGACGCTCACCGACGACGAGGCCATCGCGGCGCTGCGCAAGGCTGGGCTGGGGGAATGGTACGCACGGCAGCCGCGGGGGCTCGACACGCCCCTTGGCCGCGGGGGCGAGGCCATCTCGGGAGGCGAGAGGCGGCGCGTGCTCCTCGCGCGGGCCTGGCTCTCGGAGGCCCCCTGGCTCCTGCTCGATGAGCCCACCGAGCATCTCGATCCGCGCACCGCGGCACGCGTGATGCGAGACCTCAACGGGATGAAGGCGCACGGGCGCGGCCTGGTGGTCGTCACGCATGACGCGGACGTGGCACGCGCGCTGGACAGCGTCCACGCACTCGCGCCGGCCTGACGCCCGCCAGCGACCGGGAGCGGCATTGGAAGAATGGGCGGCGCCGCCGCGAGTCTATTCCGGAGCCCAGCCGTCTTCGGCCCGCCCTATCACAGGCACGCTGGAAGGCAGCCGGGCGGCATGTCTGGATTTCCGCCGCTCTCCCCGGTCCATAGCTTGTCGGGCATGAGAACCCCCTCCCGTCACGTGCTTTGGATGGTGCTGCTCTTTTCCACCACCGTCGCCGCGCAATCCGCCCCGCGCGTCTGGGGCGAGACCGCGACCACGAAGATAAGACCCGGCACCGAGCCAGGTCCTCGAGCCGCGCTGCAACTGGTTGCAGCGCGCAATGAGTTTGTCTCCTTCCAGGTAGGGCTCCACGGCGGAAGGGCAGGGCTCACGGGGGTCCGCGCAAGCCTGGGCGCCCTTCAGGGACCGGGGAACATCGGGGGCCGCGACATCACGCTCTATCAGGAGACCTTTCTCGACATCACCCGGAGCTCCACCGGGAACTCCGAGCTGGGGCGCTGGCCAGACGGGCTGACTCCAGACAGGGATGAGAGCGTGGGAGAGAAGCGCCAGGCCTTCCCCTTCGACGTCCCCGCGGGCGAGGCCCGCGCCATCTGGGTGGATGTGCTTGTCCCGAAGAATGCCCCTCCGGGCCACTACAAGGGCACCGTACAGGTGACCGCGGACCATGGCTTTCAGTCGAAGGTGCAGGTCCACCTCACCGTCGTCGACGCACTCATGCCGAGCACGGCCTCGTTGAGGTCCGCCTTCCTCCTGTGGCCGCCGCATGTCTGTCTTGCCTATACCGGCACCCCGGCATGCGGCGAAGAGACGCTGGTGCCACTGCTCCAGAAGTTCCACCGGCTCGCCCTCGAACACCGCATCTCCCTGGCCAGCGCCTTTCCGCGTCGGCCGGGCGAGGCGACCTGGAGCCTGCCGGACTGGGAGACCTTCGAGGAGAACTGGGGCCCGTTCCTCGACGGCACCGCTCCCTCGCGATTGGAGGGAGCGCGGATGACCAGCTGGCAGTACCTGGGCCCGGCCACGGCCGAGGGCCTCGCGGAGTTCCAGGAGGAAGCCCGGAAGCGCGACTGGCTGTCGCGGGCCTTCGACTACGTCGGTGACGAGCCGCCGTATGGCATTACCTTCGAAGCCGTGGAGGAGCGCGCCACCCTGTCGCGCCAGGCGGCGCCCGAGGTCCGCACGCTCCTCACCTCCACGGCGCAGGACATGGAGACGTACCAACTGCTCGGCCTCATCGACACCATCGTCGTCCTCGACAACTTCCTGGACGGGACGAAGCCGCCCTACGTGGGAAACCAGGTGGAGCACTACACGGACTTCCTCTCGCAACCCCACCGGGAGCTCTGGACCTATCAGAGCTGCATGTCCCACGGCTGCGTGGCCGAGGACGCACCGCCGGAGAACCAACCGGGACAGGGGTGGCCCTCCTATATGGCGGACCGGCCGGCCACGAAGGCGCGCGCCCAGGAGTGGGTGTCCTTCCTGGCGGGCGCCACGGGCGAGCTCTACTACCAGACGGTGGGGATGCTCTCCACGGCCTGGACGAACCAGTACCGCTTCAATGGCAACGGAGACGGAACGCTCTTCTACCCGGGGACCGCCGAGCGAATCGGAGGGGCCACGAACGTGCCGGTGCCCTCCATCCGGCTCAAGCTCATCCGGCTCGGCGTCCAGGACTTCGAGTGGCTCAAGGCCGTGAGCGACGCGGGTGACCCGGCTTTCGCGCGGCGCGTGGCGCAGAGGCTCGTCCCCTCGGCCTGGCGTGTGCCGGATGACGGGGCCGCGTTCGACGAGGCCCGCCTGTGCCTCATCCGGCGCTACCTCGAGCTCCAGGGCAAGCGGGATCTCGCCCCGGAGTTCTCCGCCCGGTGTCCGGGCTCCGCCAACGCCACGTCCCAGCCGGGCCCGTGACGCCCGTGCCTCCCGCCTGCGGCCTCAGCGCCGGGTTGGCGGCTGGAATGCGGGCACCTTCACCGTCCTCAGGTCATGGTCATCCGCGGGGTCGAGGAACTCCGTCTTCCCGTCCTCGCTATTGATGACGCCCACCGTGAAGGACGTGTCGGTGAACTGCACGAGCAGGAAGGTGTGCATGTCGGAGGAGCCGCTCAGGAACACAGGGATCTTCGTGTCTGTCACCTGGGTCCTGTAGCCATGATCCTCATGGATGTGGCCGGCGAAGATGGCCACCACGTTCTGCCCTTTGATGGCCTCCAGGAACGCCGGGTCGTCCTGCTTCATGTGCTCCCCGTAGTCATGCATGTTGAGGATGATCTTGCGGCCCGCGGCGGTCGCGTCGGCCAGATCCTTCTTCAGCCAGTCGATGGACGGGGAGATGTCGATGGCCTTCGCCGAGTACGTTGGGTAGTTGTGGAGCTGCACGAAGTGATAGCTCCCCTGGTTCCACGAGTACGCGAGGCTCCGCTTTTCGAAGCTCTGGATGAGGGAGGCCGGGAAGTTGGGCACTTTGTCGCAGTGGATCATCGTCTTGATGAAGTCCCGGGCGTTGGCCGCCGCGCCGTTGCTCCCGAGCGTGAGGTAGTAGGGCGGTTCGAGCCACCAGCCATCCCCCAGGTTGTTGGCGTAGTCGTGATTGCCCAGGCCGATGAAGAGCGGCCAGCGCAGGGTGCCCGGCAGCGTGTAGTAGCGCTCGAAGAGGTCCACCTGCCAGTCGAACCAGTACGCCGTCAGGTCTCCATTGATGATGACGCCCCGGGGCTTCTGGATGGGCGCGCCGCCTCCCTCGATGTTCGGCGCGGAGGGCCACACTCCGGTGGTGCCCGGCTGGAGCGGATTGGACGCGCGTTGGATGTCATTCATCGCCCGGACCTGGTCGCTGTTGGCGCGTTTGGAGTT
The sequence above is drawn from the Corallococcus sp. NCRR genome and encodes:
- the hemN gene encoding oxygen-independent coproporphyrinogen III oxidase; translation: MMEPRFDIPTPSEELLARYNVAGPRYTSYPTAPEWRGDFGPDALAERLSLAGAREATQPLSLYVHLPFCRRLCWYCGCNVVISQDPGAADRYLDHLCMEMDLVAQRLGARRSLSQIHWGGGTPTFLTEAQLERLWTELTRRFTPLPDAEVAIEVHPALTTPGQLSLLRQLGFNRVSMGLQDFDPQVQRTTNRLQTPEQTRALLDQARVLGFTGVNFDLIYGLPHQDAARWGRTLETVLEMRPDRLAVYSFAFMPDVLKHQKRMPAEALPDARTKLELFRAACEAFTTAGYRPIGMDHFAVPEDELARAQAGRRLGRNFQGYTVKAASDVVALGSTGISDVGGAYAQNVRPLPSYYARVAEGRLATERGIVLTDDDRRRRAVITQLMCNFWTDLGDDGGTYFAPELERLRAFESDGLLVRDGTQLELTALGRLFVRNVAMVFDAYLARAAKPRFSRTV
- a CDS encoding cytochrome ubiquinol oxidase subunit I, with protein sequence MTSLELARWQFGITTVYHFIFVPLTIGLAPLVALLQTLWVVTRKPAWLRLTRLFGKLFLINFALGVVTGIVQEFQFGMNWSEYARFVGDVFGAPLAMEALAAFFIESTFLGLWIFGWKQLPRALHLASIWLVAFAVNLSAYFILAANSFMQHPVGARFNPATGRAEMTDILAVLTNNTALVAFPHTVTSAFLVAGTFVAGICGWLMVRSSRSGEAVAAQTFRGGLRLGLVTVIVSGIGVAVSGDAQAKLMFEQQPMKMAAAEALCDGRAGAPFSLLAVGDLSNDCRGVRHLLEIPGLTSYLARADFQAPLEGVNDVQKRYEERYGAGPDYAPNLAVTYWSFRLMIGLGVGSAVLALFGFWLTRGGAASNSERFARLCLAALPTPFLACSFGWIFTEMGRQPWLVAPNPTGVDALRLLTASGVSTAVSPAMVWTTLIGFTCVYGALAAVWFYLMRHFVRASLKHPATLSNEDSHPETAPLSFGY
- the cydB gene encoding cytochrome d ubiquinol oxidase subunit II; protein product: MELNTLWFCLIAVLWTGYLVLEGFDFGVGMWLSVLGKTPAERRAVLRTIGPVWDGNEVWLLTAGGATFAAFPEWYATLFSGFYLPLFLILIALIVRGVGLEFRSKLDSPRWQRRWEQAIQVGSWIPALLWGVAFANIVRGVPLDADHQFTGTFLGLLSPFALLGGLATTLLFLSHGAVFIALKTQGTLRTRALGWARRMALPTLGVSGAFGLWTQVRYSVAWTWPVLGFVALALGAAALSVWREREGWSFTFSCLAIAGVVVLLFGSLFPDVMPALEPAHSLTVQNASSTPYTLRIMTYVAVALVPFVLAYQGWTYWVFRQRVTVDELHPALGEG
- a CDS encoding annexin — protein: MVAPPPPPPPPPANVATKPAANTVPANAQSSFDRTAPREGPQIAPPASSLLTENTQDAQANCLDKAADWVDTATPALRARSELVFLKDTRPGQEGQTGHVIVRQGERVVDPSSGKSYDNLQAFLKEQPQYRQSGTLPATSAHKIFSAPPGSPERQKAIADAKVTPELQRMMVADSPPGTTTASPAKAPATPAYTAEQASKDATALYEATDGGVTGWGTDEDKIFQTLEGKTPEQINLIRQAYKDHYNKDLDAKLQDELGGDDWTRAQAMLKGDTAKNDAVVIQSELDGVFGSSEEVLKTLEKRSPEERKAIAQKFAEQNGGAPAGQSAEDFMLSKLGKELDSGEMSRARSLLGASQAQTPQQKLELETQALKDGLKRDMDGLGTDEDRIFERLEKATPEQRALLAKDPAVAARLKDELGSEDYDRAMGLLQGTPGQADAARIRDAMSGWTGADEKGVRKVLEGKTPAQLDAIKSEYQRQTGKSLESEIRGWGGADADVTLRLLNPPAPGDKKAQAEAAAEKLHLAMDGLGTDEDAIRQTLEGKSKPELDDIAAAYKEKYGKDLRAELDSELDGRDELELLKQDYDLGAVNPNDPNAAQERVRRLREQQANESGFGASVLGGVQRALKGESDNDLINNNLARAETAIQTGDTQRANTLTGYAADDVKSLQTSKDSLADGAASAAVVVVTTAAVIGTGGAATPLAIAGYAALGAATRVGTYAALQGDAAGGQELLRQAGIGAVEGGTAVLPVGKGAGAVTAGARTGATTAAKEVAGTAVRETVETSVKAAAIQGAKEGAVGGAAGGAFDAATRSETWENGVVNGFVEVGKRAAIDGTVGAATGGVVGAGTAKAGQLIREVRAKGALETNGPHIRFTTSEGRVFEGTVTPENAKDVLKLVKAADLRTGKTAGSYEVRQAILERSGGKVSTFEAFTVGEPPKDGSLWTWLEEPKNWVPERRELQQKLLNTELDKAQTLSDRLEPNTVYALRGNTAAGKTTAVKSDPHLKSKVLDEHGELSGALNPDPIKAKIAAEHDGKISTSQAHVEGSIISQRVENEMLSRPGSSVVYDKRFAGESDIPRMLKAVEGRNVKIVDLEVPLETSSVRVLMRNPGTADPLVPFEAVEGGFKGVRQNRLELLMGREGEFQGVINNPKITDYKLMVTDNTGKQVLVAEKRNGVWHGPDTAEKQALFDRAVMESPAAEAERVKNTVIDDAFINRQVGAITDPGFAQKMRARLTEYKGKTLGEALEQHSKKTE